One region of Manduca sexta isolate Smith_Timp_Sample1 chromosome 25, JHU_Msex_v1.0, whole genome shotgun sequence genomic DNA includes:
- the LOC115445472 gene encoding death-inducer obliterator 1 isoform X1 translates to MSNTVITNYTDLNGPSTKTDNSVVVIVNKDGSLSVDQKLLGTLMGTDGTQGAISVVRVGHEGKPDDATDSETDDEKVHHVTLSVDSYYNEPDSIIKYDSGAEMLQSLRIETRENSLVGFQNDHCYTPLTSPSQQTPKKNENQLSYEESVIEITQSTPPPPPPPPAKTLPSSKKITILEQQIIPKGKKILINATESPVILKGNDVLNKPLPTKTKDVKNLEKLESSFKPEENIESSSISSSGESIPDRDSDSDYRDAKEKSGSFRLRKAKLKPRILKSAQSARASRLAEHKATPKVRANKSIIKKENKDKTPQQKVNVELKDNIDLETILPSNKISTSVDITPKEISKVVVKQTPKPVKKEKKTPAHVTALLSDMTSLFSTPDVIRRVSTDNKTPVKDVPSSDKKIPSTPKSDLVEAKVLDVAKTVENVEKAKQMITPKTQIKHKEKVVNPSEKVTKAYDPIPQLDEVSLAQILQDTSTLPTNTVKSQPTITTANTMSSPGLAGPLSPTLDLLAGLQPEEEGLTEDLLMHVAQLVESSENLQEVIDKQVLGKVDTVSPKSAMQSPFQQAHTSSNLYAQTLSKTVQKNMPPRKDPIEIVRRDGRVITLPPIEAPATRSSKRKIQMETSTTNDVSPVTLAPESPVSTTPEPQVQAVSKQYVNKKLTNKKQESLLQTNLMDKLSAESQESWNSEDDPNRLWCICKQPHNNRFMICCDSCEDWFHGKCVNITKAMGQQMEEQGIEWRCPNCIKKAKGSTKTNSKSTGILQKKNESDNMVSELATPTKDYQSKTSCIVCKKPARASSIYCSDTCILKHAQDSLGNQTTNKLDAESGKSQEKQKSESRVIVYERKSGRLLAGPNAPTAENLKAWLQKNPTFEVVRPGTLNAIKPNTSKKKATTEPNKIQTTLNFEKIPRKLAEQSTPAKPSPGETKERPIKLHITSQKEEPPKTPPPKTPVTPKSQLIQIIETPKASTSVARTVSEPRKPARNSLNRTPSVTEKTPAHTPSSSRRKDIPEPKTKMNTEESIRDNVRKSLQEQMTNRMAEYDGPKFSEDEIQQYAFETEDELHDLFRDVGMKYKAKYRSLMFNIKDRKNLTLWEKICERSITPKQLVRLSPEELASQELAQWRDKEAKHQLELIKKSELDLLAASKTYVLKTHKGEEVMETKESVSTELDPNVPVEDVVSVLNDAINDEQPKEKESSPDTSTHKSNKDKKGSSRKRERDSSTSSTKKSRRESKRDSNRKSRSSRRKRSESHERESREGQRRSTRKSDKKSTRSRSSSRDRSKIVSKEKSESSERSRRRSRSKDKSRRRSKSRTHSRSNSKGRARSRSRGRSKRRSHSRDSSKRRHSSRTKRTYSTDDKFKQRSRSQETLYTKSKNDSTDSESLERPKSAMLKDQHPEYDPHEPMITSAFSEEDLRKSREDMYDETYKNEIDGGADYDPSKTYSIDADINVPDITYNKIQEKLSEAESDQEPTSTVENSAATVWNGCINMVDVARFYVAAHEVSGSAVDLEEDLTTELDIVGRINPDTVWDYIGKMKKANNKDIVILRLQAANDEEKMQYIALYSYLSSRNRLGVVKVSSTTTVKDFYIVPLPANTTLPPVLLPLDGPGIGEVKTHLLLAIVIRQRKKRLAPHIPRDVIPAKVVRKSQKRSYTPPMLGKSTYTPPTSPRRRAPLPMPAYMSSALSNTVKDKIAASLACTDDEAYSPGSSSSSSSSIPHAHPSSTSNTLRTKMEELNRQIEEQKQQILKIAQANSSKAEEEAYSPSRPMSPPGSGVPLADIALPSNLHEILATIKQRSESSVADVDMRPLPPLP, encoded by the exons gTACTGATGGCACACAAGGAGCTATCAGTGTTGTACGAGTTGGACATGAAGGCAAACCAGATGATGCAACCGATTCAGAGACTGATGATGAAAAAGTCCATCATGTCACACTTTCTGTGGACAGTTATTATAATGAACCCGACAGTATAATCAAATATG acagtggTGCCGAAATGTTGCAGTCCCTAAGGATAGAGACTAGAGAAAATAGTCTGGTTGGCTTTCAGAATGATCATTGTTATACACCACTCACATCTCCCAGCCAACAAACACCCAAAAAGAATGAGAACCAGTTGTCTTATGAGGAATCAGTTATTGAGATCACTCAGTCAACACCTCCACCACCACCACCCCCACCAGCAAAAACATTGCCTAGTTCTAAGAAGATAACTATATTAGAGCAACAGATTATCCCTAAAGGCAAAAAGATTCTCATTAACGCCACAGAATCTCCAGTTATACTAAAAGGCaatgatgttttaaataaaccacTGCCTACTAAAACAAAGGATgttaaaaatttagaaaaattgGAATCTTCATTTAAACCTGAGGAAAATATTGAATCATCATCAATAAGCTCTTCAGGAGAAAGCATACCCGACAGGGATTCAGATTCTGATTACAGAGATGCTAAGGAAAAGTCAGGGTCATTCAGGTTAAGGAAAGCCAAATTGAAACCTAGGATTTTGAAGTCTGCACAATCTGCTAGAGCATCAAGATTAGCTGAACACAAAGCAACACCTAAAGTGAGAGCAAATAAGAGTATAATAAAGAAGGAAAACAAAGACAAAACACCCCAACAAAAAGTGAATGTTgaattaaaagataatattgacTTAGAAACCATTTTaccttcaaataaaatatcaaccaGTGTAGATATCACACCTAAAGAAATTAGTAAAGTGGTTGTAAAGCAAACCCCGAAGCctgttaaaaaagaaaagaaaacacCAGCTCATGTTACTGCTTTGTTGTCTGACATGACATCATTGTTTTCAACTCCAGATGTTATCAGGAGAGTTTCAACAGATAACAAAACACCTGTTAAAGATGTGCCAtctagtgataaaaaaataccaagcaCTCCCAAATCAGATTTAGTTGAGGCAAAAGTTTTGGATGTTGCCAAAACTGTTGAAAATGTAGAAAAAGCAAAGCAAATGATTACtccaaaaacacaaataaaacataaagaaaaggTTGTTAATCCATCTGAAAAAGTAACGAAGGCATATGATCCCATTCCTCAGCTTGATGAAGTTAGTTTGGCTCAAATATTGCAAGATACCAGCACCCTGCCAACTAACACAGTTAAGAGCCAGCCAACAATTACAACAGCAAATACTATGAGCAGTCCAGGCCTAGCCGGTCCATTGTCACCAACTTTGGACCTTCTTGCTGGCTTGCAACCAGAAGAGGAAGGTCTCACTGAAGATTTGTTGATGCATGTTGCTCAATTAGTGGAAAGTTCTGAAAATTTACAAGAAGTTATAGATAAGCAAGTTTTGGGTAAAGTGGACACAGTGTCTCCAAAAAGTGCCATGCAGTCACCATTTCAACAGGCACATACATCAAGTAATTTATATGCCCAAACCCTTTCAAAAACTGTACAGAAGAATATGCCTCCAAGAAAAGATCCAATAGAAATTGTTCGTCGAGATGGTCGAGTCATAACTTTGCCGCCTATTGAGGCGCCTGCAACGCGCTCGTCAAAACGCAAGATACAAATGGAAACATCAACCACCAATGATGTTAGTCCTGTGACATTGGCGCCCGAATCTCCTGTTTCAACTACACCAGAACCACAAGTACAGGCAGTTTCAAAACAATATGTCAACAAAAAACTCACAAATAAGAAGCAAGAAAGCTTACTACAAACAAATCTTATGGATAAGTTATCAGCAGAGTCTCAGGAGAGCTGGAATTCTGAAGATGATCCTAACAG GTTGTGGTGCATTTGTAAGCAACCTCACAATAATCGCTTCATGATATGTTGCGATAGCTGCGAGGACTGGTTCCACGGCAAGTGTGTCAACATCACTAAAGCCATGGGACAACAAATGGAGGAGCAGGGTATAGAGTGGCGATGTCCAAACTGCATCAAGAAAGCCAAAGGTTCAACTAAGACTAATAGCAAA AGTACAGGGATACTACAGAAAAAAAACGAGAGTGATAACATGGTAAGTGAATTAGCTACACCTACAAAAGATTACCAATCAAAGACGAGTTGTATTGTCTGCAAGAAACCGGCTCGCGCGAGTAGTATTTACTGTAGTGACACTTGTATACTGAAACACGCACAGGACTCACTTGGAAATCAAACCACAAACAAATTGGATGCTGAATCTGGTAAATCACAAGAGAAACAAAAGTCTGAATCAAGG GTAATTGTTTATGAAAGAAAATCTGGTAGATTATTGGCTGGGCCAAATGCTCCTACTGCTGAAAATCTAAAAGCATGGTTACAGAAAAATCCCACATTTGAGGTAGTTCGTCCTGGCACTCTTAATGCAATTAAACCTAACACATCTAAAAAGAAGGCAACCACTGAACCTAATAAGATTCAAACTACACTTAACTTTGAGAAAATACCGAGGAAACTTGCAGAACAATCTACACCTGCTAAGCCAAGCCCAGGAGAGACAAAAGAAAGACCAATTAAACTCCACATAACATCACAAAAAGAAGAGCCGCCTAAAACGCCGCCACCGAAAACGCCAGTAACTCCAAAATCACAACTTATACAAATTATAGAAACACCAAAAGCTAGTACATCAGTTGCAAGGACAGTCAGTGAACCCCGTAAACCAGCTCGGAATAGTCTCAATAGAACCCCATCTGTAACAGAGAAG ACTCCTGCACATACACCATCCTCATCGCGTAGAAAAGATATTCCAGAACCCAAAACCAAAATGAATACGGAAGAATCTATAAGAGACAATGTAAGGAAATCGTTACAAGAGCAGATGACTAATCGAATGGCCGAATACGATGGACCCAAGTTTAGTGAAGACGAAATACAACAGTACGCTTTCGAGACAGAAGATGAATTACACGATTTGTTCCGAGATGTGGGAAtgaaatataaagcaaaatacAGATCGcttatgttcaatataaaagATCGTAAAAACCTCACTCTATGGGAGAAGATCTGTGAAAGATCCATAACTCCTAAACAATTA GTAAGACTTTCACCAGAAGAGCTAGCAAGTCAAGAATTAGCGCAATGGAGAGACAAAGAGGCCAAACATCAATTAGAGCTGATAAAGAAATCCGAATTGGATTTATTAGCTGCTAGCAAAACATATGTTCTTAAAACACATAAAGGAGAAGAG gtgATGGAAACAAAAGAGTCTGTTTCAACAGAGCTAGATCCTAATGTACCCGTGGAGGATGTAGTATCGGTCTTAAATGATGCTATCAATGACGAACAGCCGAAAGAAAAGGAAAGTTCGCCTGATAC CAGTACACATAAATCAAACAAGGATAAAAAGGGTAGTAGCCGAAAAAGAGAAAGAGACAGCAGTACCAGTTCAACCAAGAAAAGCAGACGAGAATCAAAGAGAGATTCTAATAGGAAATCTCGCTCATCAAGAAGAAAAAGATCTGAATCTCATGAAAGGGAATCAAGAGAAGGACAAAGACGGTCGACGCgtaaatcagataaaaaatcgACAAGATCAAGATCATCATCGAGGGATAGATCTAAAATAGTATCTAAAGAGAAATCAGAGTCCAGTGAGAGGTCCAGACGGAGGTCGAGGTCAAAGGATAAGTCGAGAAGGCGATCAAAATCACGCACTCACTCGAGATCAAATTCAAAAGGGAGAGCAAGATCCAGATCCAGGGGACGATCTAAACGTCGCTCACATTCAAGGGACAGTTCTAAGAGAAGACATAGTTCTCGCACCAAGCGCACTTATAGTACCGATGACAAGTTCAAACAGCGATCGAGGTCTCAAGAAACTCTATACACTAAATCTAAAAATGA ttCCACAGATTCAGAATCATTGGAAAGACCAAAGTCTGCTATGTTGAAAGATCAGCATCCGGAATATGATCCCCATGAACCGATGATAACATCGGCATTCTCTGAAGAGGATCTCAGGAAGTCCAGGGAGGACATGTATGATGAAacctataaaaatgaaattgacGGCGGTGCAGATTATGATCCGTCAAAAACATATTCAATTGATGCAGATATAAATGTGCCCGatattacatacaataaaatccAAGAAAAACTTTCAG aaGCTGAAAGCGATCAAGAGCCGACGAGTACAGTTGAGAATTCAGCAGCAACAGTCTGGAATGGATGCATAAACATGGTTGACGTTGCTAGGTTTTATGTCGCCGCACACGAA GTTTCGGGAAGCGCCGTAGATTTAGAAGAAGATCTCACTACAGAATTAGATATTGTTGGCAGGATAAATCCTGACACAGTATGGGATTATATAGGAAAAATGAAAAAAgctaataataaagatatcgTCATTTTACGGCTACAAGCCGCAAACGACGAAGAAAAGATGCAATATATTGCATTGTATAGTTATCTCAGCAGTCGCAACAG GCTTGGTGTAGTAAAGGTATCGAGCACGACGACAGTGAAAGATTTTTACATCGTGCCGCTTCCGGCAAATACAACTTTACCACCAGTTTTACTACCACTCGACGGTCCCGGTATTGGAGAAGTGAAAACGCATCTTCTACTCGCTATCGTCATTCGCCAAAGAAAGAAACGTTTGGCCCCCCACATTCCTAGAGATGTTATTCCAGCAAAG gTGGTTCGGAAGTCTCAGAAGCGCTCGTACACGCCGCCAATGCTGGGCAAGTCTACGTACACGCCGCCGACGTCGCCGCGGCGTCGCGCTCCGCTGCCCATGCCCGCCTACATGTCATCTGCGCTCTCTAATACTGTTAAGGATAAAATCGCTGCTTCATTGG CTTGTACTGATGATGAAGCTTACAGTCCCGGCTCGTCGAGTAGCAGCAGTAGTTCCATACCACATGCACACCCTAGCTCCACTTCAAACACTTTGCGAACAAAAATGGAAGAACTTAACAGACAGATCGAGGAGCAGAAACAGCAAATACTTAAAATAGCTCAGGCGAATTCTTCCAAGGCTGAG GAGGAGGCGTACTCTCCGTCGAGGCCGATGAGTCCGCCAGGTAGTGGCGTGCCGCTGGCCGACATCGCGCTGCCGTCGAACCTGCACGAGATCCTCGCCACCATCAAGCAGCGCTCGGAGAGTTCAGTTGCGGACGTAGACATGCGCCCGCTCCCGCCGCTACCGTAA
- the LOC115445472 gene encoding death-inducer obliterator 1 isoform X2: MSNTVITNYTDLNGPSTKTDNSVVVIVNKDGSLSVDQKLLGTLMGTDGTQGAISVVRVGHEGKPDDATDSETDDEKVHHVTLSVDSYYNEPDSIIKYDSGAEMLQSLRIETRENSLVGFQNDHCYTPLTSPSQQTPKKNENQLSYEESVIEITQSTPPPPPPPPAKTLPSSKKITILEQQIIPKGKKILINATESPVILKGNDVLNKPLPTKTKDVKNLEKLESSFKPEENIESSSISSSGESIPDRDSDSDYRDAKEKSGSFRLRKAKLKPRILKSAQSARASRLAEHKATPKVRANKSIIKKENKDKTPQQKVNVELKDNIDLETILPSNKISTSVDITPKEISKVVVKQTPKPVKKEKKTPAHVTALLSDMTSLFSTPDVIRRVSTDNKTPVKDVPSSDKKIPSTPKSDLVEAKVLDVAKTVENVEKAKQMITPKTQIKHKEKVVNPSEKVTKAYDPIPQLDEVSLAQILQDTSTLPTNTVKSQPTITTANTMSSPGLAGPLSPTLDLLAGLQPEEEGLTEDLLMHVAQLVESSENLQEVIDKQVLGKVDTVSPKSAMQSPFQQAHTSSNLYAQTLSKTVQKNMPPRKDPIEIVRRDGRVITLPPIEAPATRSSKRKIQMETSTTNDVSPVTLAPESPVSTTPEPQVQAVSKQYVNKKLTNKKQESLLQTNLMDKLSAESQESWNSEDDPNRLWCICKQPHNNRFMICCDSCEDWFHGKCVNITKAMGQQMEEQGIEWRCPNCIKKAKGSTKTNSKSTGILQKKNESDNMVSELATPTKDYQSKTSCIVCKKPARASSIYCSDTCILKHAQDSLGNQTTNKLDAESGKSQEKQKSESRVIVYERKSGRLLAGPNAPTAENLKAWLQKNPTFEVVRPGTLNAIKPNTSKKKATTEPNKIQTTLNFEKIPRKLAEQSTPAKPSPGETKERPIKLHITSQKEEPPKTPPPKTPVTPKSQLIQIIETPKASTSVARTVSEPRKPARNSLNRTPSVTEKTPAHTPSSSRRKDIPEPKTKMNTEESIRDNVRKSLQEQMTNRMAEYDGPKFSEDEIQQYAFETEDELHDLFRDVGMKYKAKYRSLMFNIKDRKNLTLWEKICERSITPKQLVRLSPEELASQELAQWRDKEAKHQLELIKKSELDLLAASKTYVLKTHKGEEVMETKESVSTELDPNVPVEDVVSVLNDAINDEQPKEKESSPDTTHKSNKDKKGSSRKRERDSSTSSTKKSRRESKRDSNRKSRSSRRKRSESHERESREGQRRSTRKSDKKSTRSRSSSRDRSKIVSKEKSESSERSRRRSRSKDKSRRRSKSRTHSRSNSKGRARSRSRGRSKRRSHSRDSSKRRHSSRTKRTYSTDDKFKQRSRSQETLYTKSKNDSTDSESLERPKSAMLKDQHPEYDPHEPMITSAFSEEDLRKSREDMYDETYKNEIDGGADYDPSKTYSIDADINVPDITYNKIQEKLSEAESDQEPTSTVENSAATVWNGCINMVDVARFYVAAHEVSGSAVDLEEDLTTELDIVGRINPDTVWDYIGKMKKANNKDIVILRLQAANDEEKMQYIALYSYLSSRNRLGVVKVSSTTTVKDFYIVPLPANTTLPPVLLPLDGPGIGEVKTHLLLAIVIRQRKKRLAPHIPRDVIPAKVVRKSQKRSYTPPMLGKSTYTPPTSPRRRAPLPMPAYMSSALSNTVKDKIAASLACTDDEAYSPGSSSSSSSSIPHAHPSSTSNTLRTKMEELNRQIEEQKQQILKIAQANSSKAEEEAYSPSRPMSPPGSGVPLADIALPSNLHEILATIKQRSESSVADVDMRPLPPLP; encoded by the exons gTACTGATGGCACACAAGGAGCTATCAGTGTTGTACGAGTTGGACATGAAGGCAAACCAGATGATGCAACCGATTCAGAGACTGATGATGAAAAAGTCCATCATGTCACACTTTCTGTGGACAGTTATTATAATGAACCCGACAGTATAATCAAATATG acagtggTGCCGAAATGTTGCAGTCCCTAAGGATAGAGACTAGAGAAAATAGTCTGGTTGGCTTTCAGAATGATCATTGTTATACACCACTCACATCTCCCAGCCAACAAACACCCAAAAAGAATGAGAACCAGTTGTCTTATGAGGAATCAGTTATTGAGATCACTCAGTCAACACCTCCACCACCACCACCCCCACCAGCAAAAACATTGCCTAGTTCTAAGAAGATAACTATATTAGAGCAACAGATTATCCCTAAAGGCAAAAAGATTCTCATTAACGCCACAGAATCTCCAGTTATACTAAAAGGCaatgatgttttaaataaaccacTGCCTACTAAAACAAAGGATgttaaaaatttagaaaaattgGAATCTTCATTTAAACCTGAGGAAAATATTGAATCATCATCAATAAGCTCTTCAGGAGAAAGCATACCCGACAGGGATTCAGATTCTGATTACAGAGATGCTAAGGAAAAGTCAGGGTCATTCAGGTTAAGGAAAGCCAAATTGAAACCTAGGATTTTGAAGTCTGCACAATCTGCTAGAGCATCAAGATTAGCTGAACACAAAGCAACACCTAAAGTGAGAGCAAATAAGAGTATAATAAAGAAGGAAAACAAAGACAAAACACCCCAACAAAAAGTGAATGTTgaattaaaagataatattgacTTAGAAACCATTTTaccttcaaataaaatatcaaccaGTGTAGATATCACACCTAAAGAAATTAGTAAAGTGGTTGTAAAGCAAACCCCGAAGCctgttaaaaaagaaaagaaaacacCAGCTCATGTTACTGCTTTGTTGTCTGACATGACATCATTGTTTTCAACTCCAGATGTTATCAGGAGAGTTTCAACAGATAACAAAACACCTGTTAAAGATGTGCCAtctagtgataaaaaaataccaagcaCTCCCAAATCAGATTTAGTTGAGGCAAAAGTTTTGGATGTTGCCAAAACTGTTGAAAATGTAGAAAAAGCAAAGCAAATGATTACtccaaaaacacaaataaaacataaagaaaaggTTGTTAATCCATCTGAAAAAGTAACGAAGGCATATGATCCCATTCCTCAGCTTGATGAAGTTAGTTTGGCTCAAATATTGCAAGATACCAGCACCCTGCCAACTAACACAGTTAAGAGCCAGCCAACAATTACAACAGCAAATACTATGAGCAGTCCAGGCCTAGCCGGTCCATTGTCACCAACTTTGGACCTTCTTGCTGGCTTGCAACCAGAAGAGGAAGGTCTCACTGAAGATTTGTTGATGCATGTTGCTCAATTAGTGGAAAGTTCTGAAAATTTACAAGAAGTTATAGATAAGCAAGTTTTGGGTAAAGTGGACACAGTGTCTCCAAAAAGTGCCATGCAGTCACCATTTCAACAGGCACATACATCAAGTAATTTATATGCCCAAACCCTTTCAAAAACTGTACAGAAGAATATGCCTCCAAGAAAAGATCCAATAGAAATTGTTCGTCGAGATGGTCGAGTCATAACTTTGCCGCCTATTGAGGCGCCTGCAACGCGCTCGTCAAAACGCAAGATACAAATGGAAACATCAACCACCAATGATGTTAGTCCTGTGACATTGGCGCCCGAATCTCCTGTTTCAACTACACCAGAACCACAAGTACAGGCAGTTTCAAAACAATATGTCAACAAAAAACTCACAAATAAGAAGCAAGAAAGCTTACTACAAACAAATCTTATGGATAAGTTATCAGCAGAGTCTCAGGAGAGCTGGAATTCTGAAGATGATCCTAACAG GTTGTGGTGCATTTGTAAGCAACCTCACAATAATCGCTTCATGATATGTTGCGATAGCTGCGAGGACTGGTTCCACGGCAAGTGTGTCAACATCACTAAAGCCATGGGACAACAAATGGAGGAGCAGGGTATAGAGTGGCGATGTCCAAACTGCATCAAGAAAGCCAAAGGTTCAACTAAGACTAATAGCAAA AGTACAGGGATACTACAGAAAAAAAACGAGAGTGATAACATGGTAAGTGAATTAGCTACACCTACAAAAGATTACCAATCAAAGACGAGTTGTATTGTCTGCAAGAAACCGGCTCGCGCGAGTAGTATTTACTGTAGTGACACTTGTATACTGAAACACGCACAGGACTCACTTGGAAATCAAACCACAAACAAATTGGATGCTGAATCTGGTAAATCACAAGAGAAACAAAAGTCTGAATCAAGG GTAATTGTTTATGAAAGAAAATCTGGTAGATTATTGGCTGGGCCAAATGCTCCTACTGCTGAAAATCTAAAAGCATGGTTACAGAAAAATCCCACATTTGAGGTAGTTCGTCCTGGCACTCTTAATGCAATTAAACCTAACACATCTAAAAAGAAGGCAACCACTGAACCTAATAAGATTCAAACTACACTTAACTTTGAGAAAATACCGAGGAAACTTGCAGAACAATCTACACCTGCTAAGCCAAGCCCAGGAGAGACAAAAGAAAGACCAATTAAACTCCACATAACATCACAAAAAGAAGAGCCGCCTAAAACGCCGCCACCGAAAACGCCAGTAACTCCAAAATCACAACTTATACAAATTATAGAAACACCAAAAGCTAGTACATCAGTTGCAAGGACAGTCAGTGAACCCCGTAAACCAGCTCGGAATAGTCTCAATAGAACCCCATCTGTAACAGAGAAG ACTCCTGCACATACACCATCCTCATCGCGTAGAAAAGATATTCCAGAACCCAAAACCAAAATGAATACGGAAGAATCTATAAGAGACAATGTAAGGAAATCGTTACAAGAGCAGATGACTAATCGAATGGCCGAATACGATGGACCCAAGTTTAGTGAAGACGAAATACAACAGTACGCTTTCGAGACAGAAGATGAATTACACGATTTGTTCCGAGATGTGGGAAtgaaatataaagcaaaatacAGATCGcttatgttcaatataaaagATCGTAAAAACCTCACTCTATGGGAGAAGATCTGTGAAAGATCCATAACTCCTAAACAATTA GTAAGACTTTCACCAGAAGAGCTAGCAAGTCAAGAATTAGCGCAATGGAGAGACAAAGAGGCCAAACATCAATTAGAGCTGATAAAGAAATCCGAATTGGATTTATTAGCTGCTAGCAAAACATATGTTCTTAAAACACATAAAGGAGAAGAG gtgATGGAAACAAAAGAGTCTGTTTCAACAGAGCTAGATCCTAATGTACCCGTGGAGGATGTAGTATCGGTCTTAAATGATGCTATCAATGACGAACAGCCGAAAGAAAAGGAAAGTTCGCCTGATAC TACACATAAATCAAACAAGGATAAAAAGGGTAGTAGCCGAAAAAGAGAAAGAGACAGCAGTACCAGTTCAACCAAGAAAAGCAGACGAGAATCAAAGAGAGATTCTAATAGGAAATCTCGCTCATCAAGAAGAAAAAGATCTGAATCTCATGAAAGGGAATCAAGAGAAGGACAAAGACGGTCGACGCgtaaatcagataaaaaatcgACAAGATCAAGATCATCATCGAGGGATAGATCTAAAATAGTATCTAAAGAGAAATCAGAGTCCAGTGAGAGGTCCAGACGGAGGTCGAGGTCAAAGGATAAGTCGAGAAGGCGATCAAAATCACGCACTCACTCGAGATCAAATTCAAAAGGGAGAGCAAGATCCAGATCCAGGGGACGATCTAAACGTCGCTCACATTCAAGGGACAGTTCTAAGAGAAGACATAGTTCTCGCACCAAGCGCACTTATAGTACCGATGACAAGTTCAAACAGCGATCGAGGTCTCAAGAAACTCTATACACTAAATCTAAAAATGA ttCCACAGATTCAGAATCATTGGAAAGACCAAAGTCTGCTATGTTGAAAGATCAGCATCCGGAATATGATCCCCATGAACCGATGATAACATCGGCATTCTCTGAAGAGGATCTCAGGAAGTCCAGGGAGGACATGTATGATGAAacctataaaaatgaaattgacGGCGGTGCAGATTATGATCCGTCAAAAACATATTCAATTGATGCAGATATAAATGTGCCCGatattacatacaataaaatccAAGAAAAACTTTCAG aaGCTGAAAGCGATCAAGAGCCGACGAGTACAGTTGAGAATTCAGCAGCAACAGTCTGGAATGGATGCATAAACATGGTTGACGTTGCTAGGTTTTATGTCGCCGCACACGAA GTTTCGGGAAGCGCCGTAGATTTAGAAGAAGATCTCACTACAGAATTAGATATTGTTGGCAGGATAAATCCTGACACAGTATGGGATTATATAGGAAAAATGAAAAAAgctaataataaagatatcgTCATTTTACGGCTACAAGCCGCAAACGACGAAGAAAAGATGCAATATATTGCATTGTATAGTTATCTCAGCAGTCGCAACAG GCTTGGTGTAGTAAAGGTATCGAGCACGACGACAGTGAAAGATTTTTACATCGTGCCGCTTCCGGCAAATACAACTTTACCACCAGTTTTACTACCACTCGACGGTCCCGGTATTGGAGAAGTGAAAACGCATCTTCTACTCGCTATCGTCATTCGCCAAAGAAAGAAACGTTTGGCCCCCCACATTCCTAGAGATGTTATTCCAGCAAAG gTGGTTCGGAAGTCTCAGAAGCGCTCGTACACGCCGCCAATGCTGGGCAAGTCTACGTACACGCCGCCGACGTCGCCGCGGCGTCGCGCTCCGCTGCCCATGCCCGCCTACATGTCATCTGCGCTCTCTAATACTGTTAAGGATAAAATCGCTGCTTCATTGG CTTGTACTGATGATGAAGCTTACAGTCCCGGCTCGTCGAGTAGCAGCAGTAGTTCCATACCACATGCACACCCTAGCTCCACTTCAAACACTTTGCGAACAAAAATGGAAGAACTTAACAGACAGATCGAGGAGCAGAAACAGCAAATACTTAAAATAGCTCAGGCGAATTCTTCCAAGGCTGAG GAGGAGGCGTACTCTCCGTCGAGGCCGATGAGTCCGCCAGGTAGTGGCGTGCCGCTGGCCGACATCGCGCTGCCGTCGAACCTGCACGAGATCCTCGCCACCATCAAGCAGCGCTCGGAGAGTTCAGTTGCGGACGTAGACATGCGCCCGCTCCCGCCGCTACCGTAA